The proteins below come from a single Corylus avellana chromosome ca3, CavTom2PMs-1.0 genomic window:
- the LOC132176252 gene encoding protein BOBBER 1-like has product MAILSDYPEDHKLQQSSSFTFNAVLEPSNPLGFLESAFNFVSQNSNLFKTESAEKQIMSSVHSIKERIEAEEVAEKKKRLKQQAEKKAAYEKQQEKEKEKEKEKKLVPNTGNGLDMENYSWGQSLQEVNINVAIPPGTKSSALLCDIKTNYLKIGLKGQPPIIDGELYKPVKVDDCFWSLEDRREISVQMSKRDKTDWWKSLLKGGPEIDTQKVEPEPGKLSDLDIETRSAVEKMMFDQRQKQLGRPTSDDIQKQELLKQFKAQNPTMDFSKFM; this is encoded by the coding sequence ATGGCCATCCTCTCCGATTACCCAGAAGACCACAAACTTCAACAATCTTCCTCCTTCACTTTCAATGCGGTTCTTGAACCTTCAAACCCTCTTGGGTTCTTGGAATCTGCTTTCAACTTTGTCTCTCAAAACTCCAATTTGTTCAAGACAGAGTCTGCCGAAAAACAAATAATGTCGTCGGTTCATTCAATCAAGGAAAGAATCGAGGCTGAAGAGGTGGCTGAGAAGAAGAAGCGTTTGAAACAACAAGCCGAGAAGAAGGCCGCTTATGAGAAACAacaagagaaggagaaggagaaggagaaggagaagaaactTGTTCCAAACACAGGAAACGGTCTGGACATGGAGAATTATTCGTGGGGTCAGTCCCTTCAAGAGGTCAACATCAACGTTGCAATCCCTCCCGGAACAAAATCCAGCGCCCTTTTGTGCGACATAAAGACGAATTATTTGAAGATTGGGCTCAAGGGTCAGCCGCCAATCATAGACGGGGAGCTATATAAGCCCGTGAAAGTTGACGATTGCTTTTGGAGTTTGGAAGATCGGAGGGAAATTTCTGTTCAGATGAGCAAGAGAGACAAGACAGACTGGTGGAAGTCTTTGTTGAAGGGCGGTCCGGAGATTGATACCCAAAAAGTGGAACCGGAGCCGGGCAAGTTGTCTGACTTGGACATTGAAACTCGTTCTGCCGTGGAGAAGATGATGTTCGATCAGAGGCAGAAGCAGTTGGGACGTCCGACCAGCGATGACATCCAAAAGCAAGAGCTGCTGAAGCAATTCAAGGCTCAGAATCCAACCATGGACTTCTCCAAATTTATGTAA
- the LOC132176387 gene encoding protein BOBBER 1-like, giving the protein MAILEEVEQLQQSSSFTFNAVLDPSNPLGFIESAFNFVSQNSNLFRTQSAEKQIMSSVHSIKERIEAEEAAEKKAAFEKEQEKEKEQEKQKKLVPNTGNGLDMENYSWGQSLQEVTINVPIPPGTKSSALLCDIKTNYLKIGLKGQPPIIDGELYKPVKVNDCFWSLEDRREISVQMSKRDKTDWWKSLLKGGPEIDTQKVEPEPSKLSDLDIETRSAVEKMMFDQRQKQLGRPTSDDIQKEELLKQFKAQNPTMMDFSGAKFM; this is encoded by the coding sequence ATGGCCATCCTAGAAGAAGTTGAACAACTTCAACAATCTTCCTCCTTCACTTTCAATGCGGTTCTTGATCCTTCAAACCCTCTTGGGTTCATAGAATCTGCTTTCAATTTTGTCTCTCAAAACTCCAATCTGTTCAGGACCCAGTCTGCCGAGAAACAAATCATGTCTTCCGTTCATTCAATCAAGGAAAGAATCGAGGCTGAAGAGGCTGCCGAGAAGAAGGCCGCTTTTGAGAAAGAAcaagagaaggagaaagaacaagagaagcagaagaaacttgttCCAAACACAGGAAACGGCCTGGATATGGAGAATTATTCGTGGGGTCAGTCTCTTCAAGAGGTCACCATCAACGTTCCAATCCCTCCCGGAACAAAATCCAGCGCCCTTTTGTGCGACATAAAGACGAATTATTTGAAGATTGGACTCAAGGGTCAGCCGCCGATCATAGACGGGGAGCTATATAAGCCCGTGAAAGTTAACGATTGCTTTTGGAGTTTGGAAGATCGGAGGGAAATTTCTGTTCAGATGAGCAAGAGAGACAAGACAGACTGGTGGAAGTCTTTGTTGAAGGGCGGTCCGGAGATTGATACCCAAAAAGTGGAACCGGAGCCGAGCAAGTTGTCTGACTTGGACATTGAAACTCGTTCTGCCGTAGAAAAGATGATGTTTGATCAGAGGCAAAAGCAGTTGGGACGTCCGACCAGCGATGATATCCAAAAGGAAGAGCTGCTGAAGCAATTCAAGGCTCAGAATCCAACCATGATGGATTTCTCGGGAGCCAAGTTTATGTAA
- the LOC132174075 gene encoding uncharacterized protein LOC132174075 has product MDKSWMTKSRGTKEYRNRCKSFVDYAVRNCRTPDGLIVCPCKMCRNNRKHPPRLVYKHLTGGKRMWPQYQQWIFHSERPVRAPVEGAHLNRSIVDAGESGEQGGNMLSLLRDLFGMHEVREDNCERQVKVEGEEEHIVHDEADECDCVGGVSNTIFSAFLNFINQLLPVNDGALPGNTYEAKRFLRDMGLGYEKIPACRNNCMLFWNGNKDLDLCVKCGESKWKDEIYLDEDGQPITSSKRRPMKVLRWFPIIPQLQRLFMSHHTALHMRWHADGRTKDGVLRHPADSEA; this is encoded by the exons ATGGATAAGAGTTGGATGAcgaagtctaggggtacgaaggaatacagaAACAGGTGTAAATCATTTGTAGACTATGCAGTTAGGAATTGTAGAACTCCAGATGGACTTATTGTGTGCCCTTGTAAGATGTGTCGAAACAACAGGAAACACCCGCCAAGATTGGTATACAAGCACTTGACAGGGGGGAAAAGAATGTGGCCACAATACCAACAATGGATTTTTCACAGCGAGAGGCCTGTAAGAGCTCCAGTTGAAGGCGCTCATTTGAACCGTTCGATCGTAGATGCGGGTGAAAGCGGAGAACAAGGTGGAAATATGCTCAGCCTGTTGCGTGATTTATTTGGCATGCACGAagtcagggaagacaattgtgagcgtCAGGTTAAGGTGGAAGGTGAGGAAGAACACATTGTGCATGATGAAGCCGATGAATGTGAC tgtgtgggtggagttagtaaTACGATATTCTCGGCTTTCCTAAatttcatcaatcagttgcttcCTGTAAATGATGGGGCTTTGCCGggtaatacatatgaggcgaaaaggTTTCTAAGGGATatgggactcgggtatgagaagataccGGCTTGTCGTAATAACTGTATGTTGTTCTGGAATGGCAATAAGGATTTAGATTTATGTGTTAAATGTGGAGAATCTAAATGGAAGGATGAAATCTATTTAGACGAGGATGGCCAGCCCATAACGTCGAGTAAACGACGTCCAATGAAGGTGTTGCGTTGGTTTCCAATCATACCACAgctacagaggttgtttatgtcacaTCATACCGCGCTCCATATGAGATGGCATGCAGACGGTCGCACAAAAGatggtgtattgaggcatccggccgacaGTGAAGCATGA